From the Gallaecimonas mangrovi genome, one window contains:
- the yegS gene encoding lipid kinase YegS, whose product MHKHIRVIVNGKSAGEERFRQLIERTRQHGHEVSVRVTFEKGDAERFAAEALTVDGLDTVVAAGGDGTLNEVLQGLVAKGKPGPALGLLPMGTANDFAGGVGISDSDLNKAMAVILQKKPRLIDVGQVNGRHFINVVTGGFGSEVTVNTNPDLKQWLGKFSYLLTGIGKLFEFNPIEVTLTNGDTHWQGALMALAVGNGWQAGGGIRLCPDAKLDDGLLDITLLPHNRKVGLLDMLDALSRDGLAGHESWVKRFSASEFTLTTEAPLHINLDGEPMKDSQFQFKVLKHYIGFHLP is encoded by the coding sequence ATGCACAAGCATATTCGGGTGATAGTCAACGGTAAAAGCGCCGGCGAAGAACGCTTTCGCCAGCTGATTGAACGCACCCGCCAACATGGCCATGAAGTGTCGGTCCGGGTCACGTTCGAAAAGGGCGATGCTGAGCGTTTTGCCGCCGAGGCCTTGACTGTGGACGGCCTAGATACGGTGGTGGCCGCTGGCGGCGATGGCACCCTTAACGAGGTGCTGCAAGGTTTGGTTGCAAAGGGGAAGCCCGGCCCGGCACTGGGGCTGTTGCCGATGGGAACGGCCAATGACTTTGCTGGCGGGGTGGGGATCAGTGATAGCGACCTTAATAAAGCCATGGCGGTTATTTTGCAGAAAAAACCGCGGCTTATTGATGTGGGCCAGGTCAATGGTCGCCATTTTATTAATGTGGTAACCGGCGGTTTTGGCTCTGAAGTCACCGTCAATACCAACCCCGATTTAAAACAGTGGCTGGGCAAGTTTTCTTATCTTCTGACCGGTATCGGTAAGCTGTTTGAATTTAATCCCATTGAAGTCACGCTGACTAACGGCGATACGCACTGGCAAGGGGCCTTAATGGCGCTTGCCGTAGGGAATGGCTGGCAGGCTGGCGGCGGTATTCGTTTGTGCCCCGACGCCAAGCTCGATGACGGCTTGCTGGACATCACCTTGCTGCCTCACAACCGTAAAGTGGGGCTTTTGGATATGCTGGACGCCTTGTCCCGCGACGGATTGGCCGGGCATGAATCTTGGGTAAAACGCTTTAGCGCCAGCGAATTTACCTTAACAACCGAGGCGCCGCTGCATATCAACCTCGACGGCGAGCCAATGAAAGACAGCCAATTTCAATTCAAGGTGTTAAAGCACTATATTGGTTTTCATTTGCCCTGA
- the bla gene encoding class A beta-lactamase: MCLLAMPLWADSFADALSELEIQHGGRLGVAAFNSADGNRLAYRADTRFAMCSTFKAVLAGAILQKVDSGQLKQQSPVRYDASELLDYAPVTRLHLADGQMTVAALAKAAVTLSDNTAANLLLKVIGGPQALTAFYRQLGDSTSRLDRFEPSLNSNEPGDVRDTSTAAATLHSWRQLLLGKALLPASRQQLLRWLKDSQTGQDRIRAGLPQGWQVGDKTGSCENGGTNDIAIVWPANTPPYLLAIYYSDGLGSSAQKNRVLAEVSRLVAKRFTPRP, translated from the coding sequence ATGTGTTTACTGGCGATGCCGCTGTGGGCCGATAGCTTTGCCGATGCCCTTAGCGAGCTGGAAATTCAGCACGGCGGCCGCCTTGGCGTGGCGGCTTTTAATAGCGCCGATGGCAACAGGTTGGCTTACCGGGCGGACACACGTTTTGCCATGTGCAGCACCTTTAAGGCGGTGCTGGCAGGCGCCATTTTGCAAAAGGTTGATAGCGGCCAGCTTAAGCAGCAGAGCCCTGTGCGCTATGACGCTTCTGAGCTGCTTGATTATGCGCCGGTGACACGTTTGCATCTGGCCGATGGGCAAATGACGGTGGCCGCCCTGGCTAAAGCAGCAGTTACCTTAAGTGACAACACCGCCGCTAACCTGCTGCTAAAGGTGATAGGCGGGCCTCAAGCGTTAACCGCCTTTTACCGTCAGCTTGGCGATAGCACCAGCCGCCTGGACCGCTTTGAGCCATCTCTAAACAGTAACGAACCGGGTGATGTACGTGACACCAGCACCGCTGCGGCCACGCTGCATAGCTGGCGGCAATTGTTGCTGGGTAAAGCGCTTTTGCCTGCTTCTCGCCAGCAATTGCTGCGCTGGCTTAAAGACAGCCAAACCGGCCAGGACCGCATCCGGGCCGGTTTACCCCAAGGCTGGCAAGTGGGCGATAAAACCGGCAGCTGCGAAAATGGCGGCACCAACGATATCGCCATTGTCTGGCCGGCCAATACCCCGCCTTACCTACTCGCCATTTACTACAGCGACGGCTTAGGCAGTAGCGCCCAGAAAAACCGCGTTCTGGCCGAGGTAAGCCGGCTGGTGGCAAAACGCTTTACCCCTCGGCCTTGA
- a CDS encoding ATP-binding protein: MTFKLTHLALLLGLTIVLSSLLGIVATYRAADNEFKEVLQADLKHQSQLLAMLASKTTFTGNQLEQLLQQNLRSENEDTLWVNLYQGDKDVTSNLDHHLPLKHKGSGPVSRYFQQHLWHGYQLQHGDLVVQLLRRDDLSQQILRDVTKAILSPVLLGGSISLVLLVLLLSLFLKPLTRLAQQLEKRSAMDLTPLNVNTSAEEIRTLENTLNQLILGVDEVLNRERRFASSVAHELRTPLTTLKIELASPDPDLAAIRQESDRLARVVEQLLTLARIERGHWQQRFKTVDLGEQLSTLLPRYQARFGDKAIAFNWKLAPCLVNGDATLLQVLVDNLLQNALRYCPAQSQVQLHLNGQGFAVIDNGPGLSASQRQDMAKPAEYLDNKSEGLGLGLSICRQIVEVHQGVITFEDAKPGLRVKVSFKAEG, encoded by the coding sequence GTGACCTTTAAACTCACCCACCTAGCACTGCTGCTGGGGCTAACCATAGTGCTGTCGAGCCTCTTGGGGATTGTTGCCACCTACCGCGCCGCCGATAACGAATTTAAAGAGGTGCTGCAGGCTGACCTTAAACACCAAAGCCAGTTACTGGCGATGCTTGCCTCCAAAACCACCTTTACCGGCAACCAGTTAGAGCAGCTTTTACAGCAAAACTTGCGCAGTGAAAACGAAGACACGCTGTGGGTTAACCTCTACCAAGGCGACAAAGACGTTACCAGTAACCTTGACCACCATTTGCCGCTCAAGCATAAAGGCAGTGGCCCTGTTAGCCGTTATTTTCAGCAGCATCTTTGGCATGGCTACCAACTGCAGCACGGTGATTTGGTGGTGCAGCTGCTGCGCCGTGACGACTTAAGCCAACAAATTCTTCGCGATGTAACCAAGGCCATTTTAAGCCCGGTACTGCTGGGCGGCAGTATCAGCCTGGTGCTGTTGGTACTGCTATTGAGCCTTTTTTTAAAGCCCTTAACGCGCCTTGCCCAGCAGCTTGAAAAACGCAGCGCCATGGATCTAACGCCGCTTAATGTAAACACCTCAGCCGAGGAGATCCGCACCTTGGAAAACACCCTTAACCAACTGATTTTGGGCGTAGATGAGGTGCTAAACCGCGAGCGACGCTTTGCCTCTAGCGTGGCCCATGAACTGCGCACGCCGCTGACAACCTTGAAAATAGAACTCGCCAGCCCCGACCCGGATTTAGCCGCCATTCGCCAGGAAAGTGATCGGCTAGCGCGGGTAGTAGAGCAGCTGCTGACCCTGGCCCGCATTGAAAGGGGCCATTGGCAACAGCGCTTTAAAACCGTGGATTTAGGTGAACAGCTCAGCACCTTGCTGCCCCGCTACCAGGCCCGCTTTGGTGATAAAGCCATCGCCTTTAACTGGAAATTGGCCCCTTGCCTAGTCAACGGTGACGCCACCTTGTTGCAGGTTCTAGTGGACAACCTGCTGCAAAATGCCCTGCGTTACTGCCCGGCGCAAAGCCAGGTGCAGTTACACCTTAACGGCCAAGGCTTTGCGGTTATTGATAATGGGCCGGGCTTAAGCGCCAGCCAGCGCCAGGACATGGCAAAACCGGCTGAGTATCTGGACAACAAAAGTGAAGGGCTGGGGCTTGGTTTGTCGATATGTCGGCAAATTGTTGAAGTGCATCAAGGCGTTATTACTTTCGAAGACGCCAAGCCAGGGCTCAGGGTTAAGGTGTCTTTCAAGGCCGAGGGGTAA
- a CDS encoding response regulator, which yields MYLLLVEDDIALGQSLLKLLSGHYRVDWVRNLQQAQQFVAANQYDVMLLDLGLPDGDGVQWLKQLRQQNWQTPVLIISARDGLDERIQGLDTGADDYLTKPFEPEELLARIRVTLRRQAGSASPMLSAGSLIYLPDQQHFTLAGKPLDLSPKEKQLLTVLIQNTGKAVARERLMRQLYGLGNEMESNTLEVHIHALRKQLGKARIATVWGFGYKLVTSDL from the coding sequence ATGTACCTGTTGTTAGTGGAAGACGACATTGCACTGGGCCAGTCCCTGCTGAAACTGCTTAGCGGCCATTACCGGGTCGATTGGGTAAGAAACCTCCAACAGGCCCAGCAGTTTGTCGCGGCCAATCAGTATGATGTGATGCTACTGGATTTAGGCCTGCCAGACGGCGACGGCGTGCAGTGGCTGAAACAACTTCGCCAGCAAAACTGGCAAACGCCGGTATTGATTATCTCGGCCCGCGACGGCTTAGATGAACGTATTCAAGGCCTGGATACCGGCGCTGACGACTACCTCACCAAACCCTTTGAACCCGAAGAACTGCTGGCCCGCATTCGCGTTACCCTGCGCCGCCAGGCGGGCAGTGCCAGCCCAATGCTAAGCGCCGGTTCGCTAATTTATTTACCGGACCAGCAGCATTTCACCCTGGCCGGCAAGCCGCTAGATCTCTCCCCGAAGGAAAAGCAGCTGTTGACTGTACTCATTCAAAATACCGGCAAGGCGGTGGCCAGAGAACGGCTGATGCGCCAGCTTTATGGCCTGGGTAATGAAATGGAGTCAAACACCTTAGAAGTGCATATTCATGCGCTGCGTAAGCAACTGGGCAAAGCCCGCATCGCCACGGTTTGGGGCTTTGGCTACAAGCTGGTTACCAGTGACCTTTAA
- a CDS encoding GFA family protein, whose product MIHGSCLCGQVSFELENRFSQFHLCHCSQCQKATGSAHASNLFTSPDNIHWLTGSDFVSRYDVPGRTISNAFCRHCGSALPYVSGSGKALVVPAGCLDDTPAITPEDNIFWAEKAPWYEAALASPHFAGFPE is encoded by the coding sequence ATGATCCACGGTAGTTGCTTGTGCGGCCAAGTCAGCTTCGAGCTAGAAAATCGTTTTAGCCAATTTCACCTTTGCCATTGTAGCCAGTGCCAAAAGGCCACCGGCTCGGCCCATGCTTCCAACCTTTTTACATCGCCGGACAATATTCACTGGCTAACAGGCAGCGATTTTGTGAGTCGCTATGATGTGCCAGGGCGCACCATCAGTAATGCCTTTTGTCGCCATTGCGGCAGCGCCCTGCCCTATGTGTCGGGCTCAGGTAAAGCCCTGGTGGTGCCCGCCGGTTGCCTGGATGACACCCCGGCCATCACGCCTGAAGACAATATTTTCTGGGCCGAAAAGGCGCCCTGGTATGAAGCGGCATTGGCCAGCCCCCACTTTGCCGGTTTTCCCGAATAA
- a CDS encoding sodium:solute symporter family transporter, with product MSAQIGWTDWLVIGLYLVGLVLLSLYLSRSQHSRSDYYVGNHGIGPWAIAISTMATQCSTSSILGAPAFVAFAAGGGLVWLQYELAVPLAMIAIMVFLFPAFYRLNLISVYEYLERRFDLKTRLILSGIFQFVRAFATAVTVYGISLVIELITGLPFFWSVVLIGAITLLYDVLGGIRAVIYSDVLQMLILVVVLLGLLALLLADLGGFSGIFSALPSGRVKSLDFAATGLGDGQTFAFWPMLIGGFFLYVSYYGCDQSQVQRELCSRNLNDGRKALFLNGILRFPFVLLYCLLGVAVAAFALHNPGFIDSLPKDAGQPNYNLAVPLMMTKMLPHGLIGLGMVALFAAAMSSLDSVINSLSATTMEDFVRRFKKGQWQQRTELNLSRLVTVCWGVLTLGFAFFVGRIADTVLEAINMIGSLINGPVLAVFALGLLTRRANGNGAVAGLLGGFGLNLYCWVAVPTLSWLWWNAFGFGCCFLVGYLVSLISGKRNTEHGLYWHSLGEQQNDKRWKKGYLLLVLWALVILLVAWGLERL from the coding sequence ATGTCGGCACAAATCGGGTGGACAGACTGGCTGGTGATCGGCCTTTACCTTGTGGGGTTGGTGCTGCTGAGCCTTTACCTTTCCCGCTCTCAGCATTCGCGTAGCGACTATTACGTTGGCAATCATGGCATTGGCCCTTGGGCCATTGCCATTTCCACCATGGCCACCCAGTGTTCCACCAGTTCCATTCTCGGCGCCCCGGCTTTTGTGGCCTTTGCCGCTGGCGGCGGCTTGGTATGGCTGCAATACGAATTGGCCGTGCCATTGGCGATGATCGCCATCATGGTATTTTTATTTCCCGCCTTTTACCGGCTTAACCTAATTTCGGTATACGAATACTTAGAGCGGCGCTTTGACTTAAAAACCCGCCTTATCTTAAGCGGCATCTTTCAGTTTGTGCGTGCCTTTGCCACTGCCGTAACCGTCTACGGTATTTCGCTGGTCATCGAACTTATCACCGGTTTGCCCTTCTTTTGGTCGGTGGTGCTCATCGGCGCCATTACCCTGCTTTACGATGTACTGGGCGGCATTCGCGCCGTTATCTATTCAGATGTGCTGCAAATGCTGATTTTGGTGGTGGTGCTGCTGGGGCTACTGGCGCTGCTGTTAGCCGACCTTGGCGGCTTTTCCGGTATTTTTAGCGCCCTGCCCAGCGGCCGGGTAAAAAGCCTTGATTTTGCGGCCACCGGCCTTGGCGATGGCCAAACCTTTGCCTTTTGGCCAATGCTGATTGGTGGCTTTTTCCTGTATGTGTCCTACTACGGTTGTGACCAAAGCCAGGTGCAGCGGGAGCTTTGCTCCAGAAACCTTAATGACGGCAGAAAAGCACTGTTTTTAAACGGCATTCTGCGTTTTCCCTTTGTGCTGCTCTATTGCCTGTTAGGCGTTGCAGTCGCGGCTTTTGCCCTTCACAACCCCGGTTTTATCGACTCCCTTCCCAAAGATGCCGGCCAGCCCAACTACAACCTGGCGGTGCCATTGATGATGACCAAAATGCTGCCCCATGGCCTGATTGGCCTTGGCATGGTGGCACTCTTTGCCGCCGCCATGTCGTCGCTGGATTCGGTTATTAATTCCCTTAGCGCCACCACCATGGAAGATTTTGTACGGCGCTTTAAAAAAGGCCAGTGGCAACAACGAACCGAGCTTAACCTGTCGCGGCTGGTTACCGTTTGCTGGGGCGTGCTGACCCTCGGTTTTGCCTTTTTTGTAGGCCGCATTGCCGATACCGTGCTGGAGGCCATCAACATGATTGGCTCTTTAATTAATGGCCCGGTATTGGCGGTGTTTGCCCTGGGGCTATTAACCCGCCGCGCTAATGGCAATGGCGCCGTGGCAGGGCTGCTTGGAGGCTTTGGCTTAAACCTTTATTGCTGGGTAGCGGTGCCCACCCTGTCCTGGCTGTGGTGGAACGCTTTTGGCTTTGGCTGCTGTTTTTTGGTGGGGTATTTGGTGAGCCTTATCAGCGGCAAGCGCAACACCGAACACGGCCTTTACTGGCATAGCCTTGGCGAGCAGCAAAACGATAAGCGCTGGAAAAAAGGCTACCTGCTGTTGGTGCTTTGGGCTTTGGTGATACTGCTGGTGGCCTGGGGATTGGAACGATTATGA
- a CDS encoding FecCD family ABC transporter permease → MKNRYFFELSLLVALLLAAVLFALSIGNYPVSVSAILHFLADACGVASMPHNQYQLLDNLIVNIRLPRVLTAVLVGMALASSGSAYQAVFRNPLVSPGLLGVLAGASFGAALGLLLHGHAALVQGLAFLGGLAAVVLGIMIANLFGSASMITLVLGGIISSALFAALLSLVKYLADPEDQLPSIVYWLMGNLGMTRLGQLAWLAIPALAAIACLWLLARALDAMSMGDDEARALGVPVTAVRYTVIFAATLASALAVSMAGMIGWVGLLAPHIARLLIGPANSRLLPASTLLGATFLVLADCLSRTLAQVEIPIGIITELLGLPMFLLVVHRARRGWQ, encoded by the coding sequence ATGAAAAACCGCTATTTTTTTGAGCTCAGCTTACTGGTGGCACTGCTGCTTGCCGCCGTGCTTTTTGCCCTTTCCATCGGCAATTACCCGGTATCTGTCAGCGCCATTTTGCACTTTCTGGCCGACGCCTGTGGCGTGGCCAGCATGCCCCACAACCAATACCAGTTACTGGATAACCTTATTGTTAATATTCGCCTGCCAAGGGTGCTTACGGCGGTGCTGGTGGGGATGGCGCTGGCCAGCTCTGGCTCTGCCTATCAAGCGGTCTTTCGTAACCCCTTGGTTTCCCCTGGCCTACTGGGGGTATTAGCCGGTGCCTCGTTTGGTGCCGCGCTGGGGTTATTGCTGCATGGCCACGCCGCGCTGGTGCAAGGCTTGGCGTTTTTGGGCGGCCTGGCGGCGGTGGTGCTGGGCATCATGATTGCCAACCTCTTTGGCAGCGCCTCGATGATAACCCTGGTACTGGGCGGCATTATCAGCAGCGCACTCTTTGCGGCGCTTTTGTCACTGGTGAAATACCTGGCCGACCCGGAAGATCAACTGCCATCCATTGTTTACTGGCTGATGGGAAATTTAGGCATGACCCGACTTGGGCAACTGGCCTGGCTGGCTATTCCAGCCCTGGCCGCCATTGCCTGTCTGTGGCTGCTGGCGCGGGCTTTGGATGCCATGTCGATGGGCGACGACGAAGCCCGCGCCTTAGGGGTGCCGGTCACGGCGGTGCGTTACACCGTGATTTTTGCCGCCACCCTGGCCTCAGCGCTGGCGGTATCGATGGCCGGCATGATTGGTTGGGTGGGGCTATTGGCACCGCACATTGCCAGGCTACTGATAGGCCCGGCCAACAGCCGTTTATTGCCCGCCAGCACCTTACTGGGCGCCACCTTTTTGGTGCTGGCCGATTGCTTGTCCAGAACCTTGGCACAAGTGGAAATTCCCATTGGCATCATTACCGAATTATTAGGCCTACCGATGTTTTTACTGGTGGTGCACCGCGCTCGGCGCGGCTGGCAATAA
- a CDS encoding ABC transporter ATP-binding protein encodes MATSLLTAKKLNFGYGKGAVLTDVSLEVKPGQVLALLGANGAGKSTLLRLLLGLEKPSSGEVLLAGRPLAKMPRRDIAKHLAYVPQHHVSPFPYLVEEVVAMGLFHQSGLFGRQGETAKARALAELDRFHLSHLAKRPYTQISGGQRQLVLMCRALMQGAKLLLLDEPASALDFGHQARLLTHLQSLAEQGFAVLMSSHHPQHAAAISQQVLMLKNGRVMAQGPTEQTLTAANISTLYDMTQSDLQRILGSQVR; translated from the coding sequence ATGGCCACTAGTCTGCTAACCGCCAAAAAGCTGAATTTTGGTTATGGCAAGGGCGCGGTGTTAACCGATGTGTCCCTTGAAGTGAAGCCGGGGCAGGTACTGGCACTACTGGGTGCTAACGGCGCCGGTAAAAGTACCTTACTGCGGTTGCTACTGGGCCTTGAAAAGCCCAGCAGCGGCGAGGTGCTACTGGCGGGCCGCCCCCTTGCCAAAATGCCACGGCGCGACATCGCCAAGCACTTGGCCTATGTGCCGCAGCACCATGTCAGCCCTTTTCCCTATTTGGTAGAAGAAGTGGTGGCCATGGGCCTGTTTCACCAAAGCGGGCTTTTTGGCCGCCAAGGCGAAACGGCAAAAGCCAGGGCGCTGGCTGAGCTTGACCGCTTTCATCTCAGCCATTTGGCCAAGCGCCCCTACACACAAATTTCCGGCGGCCAGCGCCAGTTGGTATTGATGTGCCGCGCCCTGATGCAAGGCGCAAAATTGTTGCTGCTGGACGAACCGGCCTCGGCGCTTGATTTTGGCCATCAGGCCCGGCTATTAACGCACCTGCAAAGCCTGGCTGAACAAGGGTTTGCAGTGCTGATGAGTAGCCACCACCCGCAGCATGCCGCCGCCATTAGCCAGCAGGTGCTGATGCTGAAAAACGGCAGGGTAATGGCGCAAGGGCCAACCGAACAAACCCTGACTGCCGCAAATATCAGCACCCTTTACGATATGACGCAAAGCGATCTGCAGCGCATATTAGGAAGCCAAGTGCGATGA
- a CDS encoding ABC transporter substrate-binding protein, which translates to MKTPIATLLAALMLWLPFSSQAAATRTVHFYQHQQLTVPAKVTKVASAWEAENAILAMLGAGNNIVATTRIARSTPAFQKFVPAIKNAALATMGSANGVNVETLIALHPDILFVPSGFNAVKKQQLNSAGIAVAELHGNSLEALKERVTITAKLLGGKAPAEAKAYQAYFRHNEQLIAKRLAAIPKAKRLRVYLASGRALSTSASPSLDQDWLNAAGAINVAAHWQLSKERYHAPNVSLESVLAANPDVIIAMRAEDAETILHDPRWQTINAVKNGRVYANPRGLFWWCRETSEQALQILWAAKTLYPSAFSDIDMAKETQQFYRRFFHIQLSGSDVQQFLHPLTAAHGH; encoded by the coding sequence ATGAAAACCCCCATTGCCACGCTGTTAGCCGCGCTGATGCTCTGGCTGCCCTTTAGCAGCCAGGCCGCCGCCACACGCACCGTGCATTTTTACCAGCATCAACAGCTAACAGTGCCAGCCAAAGTGACCAAGGTTGCTTCGGCTTGGGAGGCTGAAAACGCCATTTTGGCGATGCTGGGCGCAGGCAATAACATTGTGGCCACCACCCGCATTGCCCGCAGCACCCCGGCCTTTCAAAAGTTCGTACCAGCCATTAAAAACGCCGCTCTTGCCACCATGGGCTCGGCCAATGGCGTGAATGTTGAAACCCTTATCGCCTTGCACCCGGATATCTTGTTTGTTCCCAGCGGCTTTAATGCCGTTAAAAAGCAGCAGCTTAATAGCGCTGGCATTGCCGTCGCCGAGCTGCATGGCAACTCCTTAGAGGCACTAAAAGAGCGCGTTACCATTACCGCCAAACTCTTGGGCGGCAAGGCGCCTGCCGAAGCCAAGGCTTACCAAGCCTACTTTCGCCATAATGAGCAGCTGATTGCCAAGCGTCTGGCCGCTATTCCCAAAGCCAAACGGCTGCGAGTGTATTTGGCATCAGGCAGAGCGCTTTCCACCTCGGCCAGCCCCTCACTGGACCAAGACTGGTTAAATGCTGCGGGTGCTATCAACGTTGCCGCCCACTGGCAGCTCAGCAAAGAACGCTACCACGCACCCAACGTGTCACTGGAAAGCGTGCTGGCAGCCAACCCCGACGTAATTATTGCCATGCGCGCCGAAGACGCTGAAACCATATTGCATGACCCGCGCTGGCAAACCATTAACGCCGTAAAAAACGGTCGGGTTTACGCTAACCCGCGCGGCCTGTTTTGGTGGTGCCGGGAAACCTCAGAACAGGCCCTGCAAATTCTTTGGGCCGCAAAAACGCTCTACCCCAGCGCGTTTAGCGACATTGACATGGCCAAGGAAACGCAGCAGTTCTACCGCCGCTTTTTCCATATCCAGTTAAGTGGTAGCGACGTTCAGCAGTTTTTACACCCACTAACGGCCGCCCATGGCCACTAG
- a CDS encoding TonB-dependent siderophore receptor: MLNKVSTAALACLAVSPLAMAQSQSDSTSTQKSQKPDEHWVVYGQQQQGDDYRAKRVDLGPFGSTDLKKVPYSVTVLSQHLLQSQQITSLNDALKFMPSTQMEARGGLNVGRPQSRGMEGSVVDNSHLDGLNVVATTAQPIELIDHITVINGLTGALYGPASPAGDFNYTAKRPTAQYRTVLSSRVTAKGALTESADFGGSPSQYFGYRLNVLHENGNGYVPGSTEKRKLAGWAFNFNLTPKLQLQLDGSYYDFQHWGYPGGFGISAGVALPKAPDPSRKGYGQSWAGQELKTTTNSAKLLYQLNDNWQFEGGYLHQQADRTLPGISNSLNGDGTYTSTVRVTNAAASRFSIDSNMAKWIGQFATGAVTHKLVVGTTGYDWGIYKADTSSVSGASTVTLGTSSLDDPRLYSSPQLYTDLPLEKASSTRVQSGMLGDTIGWTDRLSTLLVASYSHFNLSSSNYKKDGLSSTVSVIYQLTPAISTYATHADTLESGGAASSSADNAGTLLDPIRSRQSELGMKATVGNLDTGLAVFHITRPMAYTGDDNVYKVQGLQRNNGLELSLGGAISEQLKIFGGATWLDARLKDAAVASNDDKQVVGVPRFQSNLLFEYDFAALPGLAATTNLHYTGKRAANSSNSTWAAGYRTVDMGASYRFNHFYGKQLTLRFNVTNLTDEHYWASLFAGSITGSSDSASAFLGAPRQFVLSATLTL; encoded by the coding sequence ATGTTGAACAAAGTATCCACGGCGGCCCTTGCCTGCTTGGCCGTCAGCCCCCTTGCCATGGCACAAAGCCAGAGCGATAGCACCAGCACACAGAAAAGCCAAAAGCCCGATGAACATTGGGTGGTTTATGGCCAACAGCAACAAGGTGACGACTACCGCGCCAAGCGCGTTGATTTGGGGCCTTTTGGCAGCACCGACCTGAAAAAGGTGCCCTATTCCGTTACCGTGCTTAGCCAGCATCTACTGCAAAGCCAGCAGATCACCAGCCTTAATGATGCCCTTAAATTCATGCCCTCCACACAAATGGAGGCCAGGGGTGGCCTGAATGTCGGGCGGCCGCAAAGCCGCGGCATGGAAGGCAGTGTGGTAGATAACAGTCACTTGGACGGGCTCAATGTGGTGGCAACAACGGCCCAGCCCATTGAACTGATTGACCACATTACCGTTATCAATGGCCTAACCGGTGCCCTTTATGGCCCGGCCAGCCCAGCGGGGGATTTTAACTACACAGCCAAAAGGCCTACCGCGCAATACCGTACCGTATTATCAAGCCGGGTAACGGCCAAAGGCGCCCTGACCGAGTCGGCCGACTTTGGCGGCTCGCCGTCACAATATTTCGGCTACCGGCTGAACGTGCTACACGAAAATGGAAACGGCTATGTGCCTGGCTCAACCGAAAAACGCAAACTGGCTGGCTGGGCTTTTAACTTTAACCTTACCCCCAAGCTGCAACTGCAGCTTGATGGCAGCTATTACGACTTTCAGCACTGGGGCTACCCCGGCGGCTTTGGCATCAGCGCCGGTGTAGCACTGCCTAAGGCCCCCGACCCAAGCCGCAAGGGCTATGGCCAAAGCTGGGCTGGCCAGGAACTGAAAACCACCACCAATAGCGCCAAATTGCTGTACCAGTTAAATGACAACTGGCAGTTCGAAGGTGGCTACCTGCATCAGCAAGCAGACCGCACCTTACCGGGCATTTCCAATAGCCTTAATGGCGATGGCACCTACACCTCCACGGTTAGGGTTACCAACGCCGCCGCCAGCCGCTTTAGCATCGACAGCAACATGGCCAAATGGATAGGCCAGTTTGCCACCGGTGCTGTTACCCACAAACTGGTGGTGGGTACCACAGGTTACGATTGGGGCATTTACAAAGCGGACACCTCCAGCGTCAGCGGCGCTTCGACGGTAACCCTTGGCACCAGTTCACTGGACGACCCAAGGCTCTATAGCTCGCCCCAGCTTTACACCGATTTGCCGCTCGAAAAAGCCAGCTCTACCAGGGTGCAAAGCGGCATGCTGGGTGACACCATCGGCTGGACCGACCGCTTATCCACCTTGCTGGTGGCCTCCTACAGCCACTTCAACTTAAGCTCGAGCAACTATAAAAAAGACGGCCTTAGCTCCACGGTGTCGGTGATTTATCAGCTCACTCCCGCTATTAGCACCTACGCCACCCACGCCGATACCTTAGAGTCTGGCGGCGCCGCATCCAGCAGTGCCGATAACGCTGGCACCCTGCTGGACCCCATTCGTAGCCGCCAGTCAGAGCTGGGTATGAAAGCCACTGTTGGTAACCTCGATACCGGCCTTGCTGTTTTTCATATCACCAGGCCCATGGCTTACACCGGCGACGACAACGTCTACAAGGTGCAAGGCCTGCAACGCAACAATGGCTTGGAGCTCAGCCTTGGCGGCGCCATCAGTGAGCAGTTAAAGATCTTTGGTGGTGCCACCTGGCTTGATGCCCGCTTAAAAGATGCCGCTGTTGCCAGCAACGATGACAAGCAAGTGGTCGGCGTGCCGCGCTTTCAATCAAACCTGCTATTTGAGTACGATTTTGCCGCTCTGCCGGGGCTAGCTGCCACCACCAACCTGCATTACACCGGCAAGCGGGCAGCCAACAGCAGTAACAGCACCTGGGCCGCTGGCTACCGAACCGTGGATATGGGTGCCAGCTACCGCTTTAACCACTTTTATGGCAAACAACTGACGCTGCGCTTTAACGTCACCAACCTCACCGACGAGCACTATTGGGCGTCGCTTTTTGCCGGCTCCATTACCGGCTCTTCCGACTCGGCCAGCGCCTTTTTAGGGGCGCCGCGCCAGTTTGTACTGTCAGCCACCTTAACGCTGTAA